In Fusarium oxysporum f. sp. lycopersici 4287 chromosome 4, whole genome shotgun sequence, a genomic segment contains:
- a CDS encoding CMGC/SRPK protein kinase (At least one base has a quality score < 10) translates to MSSSRYLRNVTRLVSGRSGCSVTSISELPKYPTSVARKSSTQAAPILHQYPPTTLEDPLTFPSTTYNTIDENVKVEVEEIAGYDASRFYPVRIGEVFQGRYQAVTKLGFGSSSTIWLAQDLRDRKYVALKIYVHTSRNHREIPVYETLSPILGKTRHHGGGNIRIFLDSFEMSGPNGRHKVLVLEGTQMSLRDYKEIFRTDGFDENFVKRAVKGLLKALDFLHTEAQLVHTDIHPGNLLLGLDDDSQLQPLVSMAFKLPVARKQVLECRTIYLSKVMRPRPGPILLSDFGEARTGLGPHAGDIMPLSYRAPEVIMSMPWNHSVDIWSVGLTAWDLFGMNRLFTARDGDGEMSDAAHLAELMATLGPPPRKFLQRNSGRAADFWDEQVGKWKGLAPIPKNRSLEELETKLGDSSAFIAFLRRILTWMPEDRPTAKVLLQDPWLMTESSTSAKAESLGAEGQ, encoded by the exons ATGTCATCGAGCAGATATCTCAGAAATGTTACGCGCCTGGTATCCGGAAGATCAGGTTGCTCTGTTACCTCAATATCAGAGCTTCCGAAGTACCCGACTTCTGTGGCGCGAAAGTCGTCTACTCAGGCAGCACCCATACTTCATCAATACCCACCTACAACTCTTGAGGATCCGCTCACATTTCCATCAACTACGTATAATACTATCGATGAGAACGTGAAGGTTGAAGTGGAGGAAATCGCCGGTTATGATGCTTCGCGATTTTATCCGGTCCGAATCGGGGAAGTCTTCCAAGGCCGGTATCAAGCGGTGACGAAGCTCGGCTTCGGAAGCTCATCCACAATATGGCTTGCCCAAGATTTAAG AGACCGCAAATATGTCGCTCTCAAGATCTACGTCCATACGTCCCGCAATCACCGAGAAATTCCCGTATACGAAACATTGTCACCAATCCTCGGCAAGACCAGACACCATGGAGGGGGAAACATCCGGATATTTTTAGACTCGTTCGAAATGAGCGGGCCTAATGGTCGTCATAAGGTACTGGTACTTGAAGGTACACAAATGAGTCTGCGTGACTACAAGGAAATCTTTCGAACAGATGGATTTGATGAAAATTTCGTCAAAAGAGCAGTCAAGGGGCTATTGAAGGCTCTTGACTTTCTTCACACGGAAGCACAGTTAGTACACACAG ACATTCACCCCGGGAACCTATTGCTAGGCCTTGACGACGATTCACAGCTCCAACCTCTGGTGTCCATGGCCTTTAAATTACCTGTCGCACGAAAGCAAGTCTTAGAATGTCGAACAATCTACCTCTCAAAAGTCATGCGCCCAAGGCCAGGTCCAATCCTATTATCAGACTTTGGCGAGGCGAGGACCGGACTGGGACCACACGCTGGCGACATTATGCCGCTTTCATATCGCGCACCGGAAGTCATTATGAGCATGCCATGGAACCATTCTGTGGATATCTGGAGCGTTGGTCTGACCGCTTGGGATCTTTTCGGCATGAATCGGTTGTTCACGGCGagggatggagatggagaaatGAGCGATGCAGCGCATCTAGCCGAACTCATGGCAACGCTAGGTCCGCCACCCCGGAAGTTTCTGCAGAGGAACTCTGGGAGAGCGGCTGACTTTTGGGACGAGCAAG TAGGCAAATGGAAAGGACTCGCACCTATCCCCAAGAACCGCTCtctggaagagcttgagacGAAGCTTGGGGACAGCTCGGCTTTCATTGCATTTCTACGGCGCATTTTAACTTGGATGCCAGAAGATAGACCTACTGCGAAGGTGCTACTACAGGATCCGTGGTTAATGACTGAGAGCAGTACTAGTGCGAAAGCTGAGTCGCTGGGTGCTGAGGGGCAGTAA